The window TATTTTAAGCTATACACCATTAATAGTAAAAAAACACTAAAATTTAAAGTTGTGTACCATTTTCCGAAGTTGAAAATCAGTAATAATAGTACTAAAACTATCAACAGAAAACTTAAAATTACCGTAACGGATTTTGATAATTTAAAATTAGGTACATAATATTTTAAAACTTCGTGTGTAAACAAACATGCATAAGGAATACAAAAGAAAAATAACCACTCTTCCATTGGCATCCCAAAAAACTTAGTACCAATAAAATAATCTGAATTAAAACCCCAAATTCCGTTTATGGTAAAAAGTCCGTCCCAAATTAAAAAAGGAATTGCAACTAAAAGAATACTTATAAAAGCAATTTTAAAATATTGAATAAAATGGAATTTTTTTTCAAAAATGCTATATAACAAAGGAATACTTATGCTTCCTAAATTTAATATGAGATACAAGTATTGGCTCACTGTCTTTTCTTAAAGTATTTAAACGGTACAAATAACATCCCAAAGCATTCTCCATCTGGTTTATCTAAATGTTTATGATGAATTTTATGTGCTTTTCTCAATCCTTTTAAATATTGATTATTGGTGTTTTTAAACCACTTAAATCGTCTATGAATTAGCACATCGTGCACTAAAAAATAAGCGATTCCGTAAAATAAAATTCCTAATCCAATAAAAAACAAAAAATTAAGTTCTGGTCTTATTCCAAAATAAAATAACAAAATGCTTGGTATTGCAAATACAACAAAAAAAGCATCGTTTTTTTCAAAAACATGTGGATAACCTGGTTGATGATGATCTTCATGTAAAAACCATCCAAAACCGTGCATTATATATTTATGAGTGCACCAGGTAATTCC of the Tenacibaculum todarodis genome contains:
- a CDS encoding lycopene cyclase domain-containing protein, with translation MSQYLYLILNLGSISIPLLYSIFEKKFHFIQYFKIAFISILLVAIPFLIWDGLFTINGIWGFNSDYFIGTKFFGMPMEEWLFFFCIPYACLFTHEVLKYYVPNFKLSKSVTVILSFLLIVLVLLLLIFNFGKWYTTLNFSVFLLLMVYSLKYHIKTLQEYYPSFLVILIPFLIVNGILTGSFIEEPVVWYNNDENLGFRIFTIPFEDVFYAFNLLFSIQLVFNYLKKKQLEK
- a CDS encoding sterol desaturase family protein, whose amino-acid sequence is MIWFYYILITLGVFITMEGITWCTHKYIMHGFGWFLHEDHHQPGYPHVFEKNDAFFVVFAIPSILLFYFGIRPELNFLFFIGLGILFYGIAYFLVHDVLIHRRFKWFKNTNNQYLKGLRKAHKIHHKHLDKPDGECFGMLFVPFKYFKKRQ